Proteins encoded by one window of Mastacembelus armatus chromosome 23, fMasArm1.2, whole genome shotgun sequence:
- the LOC113142087 gene encoding potassium voltage-gated channel subfamily A member 1 has translation MEIALVSFENGGAKGSGGGGSNAEESCRNALDVPQSGFVQSGLGEDYSKELNTRGSPRQQQQQQQHSSWKFNDMNNTFSCSENAMDALLRADHSPHLFDEDMLDMDMDTESNERVLINIAGLRYETHLGTLNQFPDTLLGDPAKRIKYFDPLRNEYFFDRNRPSFDGILYFYQSGGKIRRPVNVSIDVFADEIRFYQLGEEAMERFREDEGFIKEEEKPLPQNEFQKQVWLIFEYPESSSPARGIAIVSVIVITISIITFCLETLPEFRDERELPVTSRLDNSTAPRPSLTFTDPFFIIETTCVIWFTFELLVRFFACPSKSEFSKTIMNIIDIMSIMPYFITVGTELAEQQGQEHQNGQQAMSLAILRVIRLVRVFRIFKLSRHSKGLQILGQTLKASMRELGLLIFFLFIGVILFSSAVYFAEADEPESHFSSIPDAFWWAVVTMTTVGYGDMRPVTVGGKIVGSLCAIAGVLTIALPVPVIVSNFNYFYHRETDQDQSSLKDEPNSGRASPELKRKGSKSSNKSQDVENNDAGASVEKANIKANSSMDFKRSLYAFCLDTRETDL, from the coding sequence ATGGAGATAGCCTTGGTGAGTTTTGAGAACGGCGGCGCTAAAGGGAGCGGTGGTGGAGGCAGCAATGCCGAGGAGAGCTGCCGGAACGCGCTGGATGTGCCTCAGTCTGGCTTCGTTCAAAGCGGACTTGGAGAGGACTACAGTAAGGAGCTGAACACCCGGGGGAGTCctcggcagcagcagcagcagcagcagcacagctccTGGAAATTCAACGACATGAACAACACTTTCAGCTGCAGCGAGAACGCCATGGATGCGCTTTTACGCGCGGACCACAGTCCCCATCTGTTCGATGAGGACATGctggacatggacatggacaccGAGAGCAACGAGAGGGTGCTCATCAACATAGCCGGGCTGAGGTACGAGACCCACCTGGGGACCCTGAACCAGTTCCCGGATACTTTGCTCGGAGACCCTGCTAAGAGGATAAAATATTTTGACCCGCTTCGGAACGAGTACTTCTTCGACCGCAACAGACCGAGTTTTGACGGGATTTTGTATTTCTATCAGTCAGGGGGTAAGATCCGGAGACCTGTCAATGTGTCCATTGACGTGTTCGCGGATGAGATTCGGTTTTACCAGCTCGGGGAGGAGGCGATGGAGAGGTTCCGTGAGGACGAGGGGTTtataaaagaggaggaaaagccGCTTCCGCAGAATGAGTTCCAGAAGCAGGTCTGGCTCATATTTGAGTACCCGGAGAGCTCCAGTCCGGCCCGGGGCATCGCCATCGTGTCTGTGATCGTCATCACCATATCCATCATCACCTTCTGCCTGGAGACGCTGCCGGAGTTCAGGGACGAGAGGGAGCTGCCGGTCACCAGCCGCCTGGACAACAGCACCGCGCCCCGGCCGTCCCTCACCTTCACCGACCCCTTCTTCATCATCGAGACCACCTGTGTGATCTGGTTCACCTTCGAGCTGCTGGTGCGCTTCTTCGCGTGTCCCAGCAAGTCCGAGTTCTCCAAAACCATCATGAACATCATCGACATCATGTCCATCATGCCTTACTTCATCACCGTGGGCACGGAGCTGGCGGAGCAGCAGGGCCAGGAGCACCAGAACGGGCAGCAGGCCATGTCTCTGGCCATCCTGAGGGTCATCCGCCTGGTCCGGGTCTTCAGGATCTTCAAGCTCTCCAGGCACTCCAAGGGGCTCCAGATCCTGGGGCAGACTCTGAAAGCCAGCATGCGGGAGCTCGGCCttctcatcttcttcctcttcatcggGGTCATCCTCTTCTCCAGCGCCGTGTACTTCGCGGAGGCGGACGAGCCGGAGTCGCACTTCTCCAGCATCCCGGACGCGTTCTGGTGGGCGGTGGTGACCATGACCACCGTGGGCTACGGCGACATGAGGCCGGTGACGGTCGGAGGGAAGATCGTGGGTTCTCTGTGCGCCATCGCCGGTGTGTTAACCATCGCGCTGCCGGTGCCGGTCATCGTGTCCAACTTCAACTACTTCTACCACCGGGAGACGGACCAGGACCAGTCCTCCCTGAAGGACGAGCCGAACAGCGGCAGGGCGAGTCCCGAGCTGAAACGCAAAGGCAGCAAATCCTCCAACAAGTCGCAGGACGTGGAGAACAACGACGCGGGCGCTTCGGTGGAGAAGGCGAACATCAAAGCGAACAGCAGCATGGACTTCAAGCGATCCCTTTACGCTTTCTGCCTGGACACACGGGAGACGGACCTGTAG